From Haliotis asinina isolate JCU_RB_2024 chromosome 8, JCU_Hal_asi_v2, whole genome shotgun sequence, a single genomic window includes:
- the LOC137293772 gene encoding adenylate kinase 7-like → MASTQEDADLRPKSKRMFINHVDQYQGKNLAKFLSRCVVGSSLEEQEEEDDARSTDSSIIPTTKEGCYEIVGTLKDRATPKPDFVKELILFENKDQLYEQLVECDVIVYDITEDPDQIDEAVWAVSELHSDLEKMEKSKMFILISSCMTWAKSKPLDPDDPEIPFTEDDYRRRKPHPNFKEHISAEKTVIKLGKTNKAKLVTYVICSGLTYGAEENIFHFLFKSAWHNVQQLQCFGNGQNVIPTIHIKDLAGVIQNVADARPKVRYLIAKDDAQNTLEEIVKEVSTQLGTGKVKFITKEEALLSKDIEQADFDMLLVNLRMDAVHVKESMRINWVSEGGIKENIALVTKEYKDARALQPLRAVIVGPPASGKSTVAKQLCEHYKLHHIQIKKVIDDEIESLEAKAKRADAEDNEDDDGSAQEAQELLEQINESREQNNNRIEDQYVIKFFRDKLHSMPCQNQGFILDGYPKTLEQAKDLFATEDDEEAEEAAKGGNFDKTIMPEFVISLEATDDFLKARVMNLPESVVSGTHNTEKGLGNRLSEFRSINTEDETVLNYFDELEFHPEKIDVTKDSSPMMKETVEKIKKIMGAARNYGPTPEEMEEMRRQEEEERLKREAEEKAERERREAEEAAERKKRQEEWSQRLSEVKREEYELLEAQSIPLRNFLMKHVMPTLTQGLIDCCKTRPEDPIDYIAEYLFQHNPQVD, encoded by the exons ATGGCGAGTACACAAGAAGATGCCGATTTGCGTCCGAAAAGTAAACGCATGTTTATTAATCATGTAGACCAATATCAGGGAAAAAATCTTGCAAAG TTTCTGTCCCGGTGTGTGGTTGGATCTTCTCTTGAGGAGCAAGAGGAAGAAGATGATGCAAGGTCCACTGACAGCTCCATCATCCCAACAACCAAAGAGGGCTGCTATGAAATTGTTGGTACTCTCAAGGACAGGGCGACACCTAAACCAGATTTTGTCAAGGAACTCATTCTG TTTGAGAACAAGGACCAACTGTATGAGCAGCTTGTGGAGTGTGATGTCATCGTGTATGACATCACAGAGGATCCAGACCAAATTGATGAAGCTGTGTGGGCAGTATCAG AGCTCCATTCTGACTTGGAGAAGATGGAGAAATCAAAGATGTTTATCCTTATCTCCTCCTGTATGACCTGGGCAAAGAGCAAACCTCTAGATCCT GATGATCCTGAAATACCCTTCACAGAAGATGATTACAGGAGGAGAAAGCCACACCCAAACTTCAAGGAACACATCAGTGCTGAGAAAACTGTCATCAAGCTTGGCAAAACA AACAAGGCCAAGTTGGTGACCTATGTCATCTGTTCTGGCCTCACATATGGAGCTGAAGAAAACATCTTCCACTTCCTCTTCAAG TCAGCATGGCACAATGTCCAGCAGCTTCAGTGTTTTGGCAACGGGCAGAATGTCATCCCCACTATCCACATCAAGGACCTTGCAGG AGTGATTCAGAATGTTGCTGATGCACGTCCCAAAGTCCGATACCTCATTGCCAAAGATGACGCACAGAATACTCTGGAGGAAATTGTCAAG GAAGTGAGCACCCAACTAGGAACAGGCAAGGTCAAGTTCATCACCAAGGAGGAAGCTCTGCTCAGCAAGGACATTGAA CAAGCTGACTTTGACATGCTGTTGGTGAATTTGCGTATGGATGCTGTTCATGTGAAGGAGAGTATGCGCATCAACTGGGTGTCCGAGGGTGGCATCAAGGAGAACATTGCACTGGTCACCAAGGAATACAAGGATGCACGGGCACTGCAG CCTCTGCGTGCAGTGATCGTGGGCCCCCCTGCATCTGGCAAGTCTACAGTAGCAAAGCAACTGTGTGAGCACTACAAACTCCACCACATCCAGATCAAGAAAGTCATTGATGATGAGATAGAGAGTCTG GAGGCCAAGGCTAAGCGAGCTGATGCGGAAGAcaatgaggatgatgatggttCTGCTCAGGAGGCTCAGGAGTTGCTGGAACAGATCAATGAAAGCCGTGAGCAGAACAACAACCGTATTGAGGACCAGTATGTCATCAAGTTCTTCAGGGACAAGCTCCACTCCATGCCTTGTCAAAATCAAGGCTTCATCTTGGATGGATACCCAAAGACACTGGAGCAAGCAAAGGATCTGTTTGCAA CTGAAGATGATGAGGAGGCTGAGGAAGcagctaagggaggtaactttgaCAAAACTATCATGCCCGAGTTTGTCATCTCACTGGAAGCTACTGATGACTTCTTAAAGGCTCGGGTGATGAATCTGCCAGAGAGTGTGGTCAGTGGTACACACAACACAGAAAAAGGACTGGGCAACCGTCTTTCAGAATTCCGATCCATCAATACAGAGGATGAAACTGTGCTGAATTACTTTGATGAACTGGAATTCCATCCAGAGAAAATTG ATGTTACCAAAGACAGTTCACCAATGATGAAGGAAACAGTAGAGAAAATCAAGAAAATCATGGGTGCTGCAAGAAACTATG GTCCAACCCCTGAGGAGATGGAGGAGATGAGGCGAcaagaggaggaggagagacTTAAGAGGGAGGCAGAGGAGAAGGCTGAGAGGGAAAGAAGAGAGGCAGAGGaagcagcagaaaggaagaaGAGACAGGAAGAATGG